The genome window GCGGCGCAGCTATGACATCCCGCCCCCGGCCCTCGAGGCCGGCAGCGAATGGGATTTCTCGACCGACCCCCGCTATGCCGGACAGGCCATTCCGGACACCGAAAGCCTGAAGACCACCCTGGACCGTGTTCTGCCCTACTGGAACTCGGCGATCGCGCCCCGGCTGGCGGCGGGCGAAGACGTGCTGATCGCAGCCCACGGCAACAGCCTGCGCGCCATCGTCAAGCACCTGTTCGCGGTCCCGGATGACCAGATCGTCGGCGTCGAGATCCCGACCGGCAATCCGCTGGAGATCGACCTCGATTCCACGCTGAAGCCGACCGCTGCCCGCTATCTGGACGCGGACCGGGCGACCGCACTGCCGGGACTCCCCGCGTGAGCGACGCCGCAGCCGACCAGATCCACATGCGCCGGGCCATCGACCTGGCGCTGGCCCGCATGGGCGAGACCTGGCCCAATCCCGCCGTGGGCTGCGTGATCGTCAAGGACGGCGTCGTCCTGTCGGAGGCCGCGACGGCCCCGGGCGGCCGCCCCCATGCCGAGGAGCAGGCCGTGCCCGCGGCCGGTGTCGGCGTGGCCGGGGCCACGGCCTATGTGACGCTCGAACCCTGTGGCGCGCGCTCGTCGGGCCGCGCCTCCTGCGCGCAGTTCCTGGCCGAAGCGGGCATCGCAAGGGTGGTGGTGGCCGCGCTCGATCCCTCTCCGTTCGCCTCGGGCCGGGGCACCGAGCGGCTGCGCCAGGCGGGCCTTCAGGTCGAGACGGGGCTGATGAAGGACGAGGCGGGCGTTCTGTCCGAAGGCTTTCTGCACCGGCTGGAGACCGGCCGTCCGATGGTCCGGATCAGCGCCGACGGAACCGGGTTCGACGCGCGATTTGCGGCCTCCCCCCGCGCGGATCTGGTCACGGAGCTGAAACGCCTGGGCGAGGCCGGATATACGCGGCTCTGGACCGGTCCGGGCGAGCTGGCGGATGCGCTGAGCGAGCAGGGGCTGCTGACATCCTAGAATTCTGTCGCGCGTGATCGGGAGACGCCCTCGGATCAGGGCGTGAAAAAGCCCGCTGCGGGGGATACATCGCAGCGGGCTTTCTCGCTCTCTGTGGAGCGGACGTTTCCTCCCCGAAACGCCTTCGTCCAGCGGCTGCGCCTTGCGGCACCGCGCCGTTCGAGTGGGTTCAAATGACCGATCGGCCGGGGCCAAGTCAATCAAACCGCACGGCTTTTGAGACGGTTTTCTGACTTATCGTCGATAAGTCGGTGCTCGAGGGTCAGGTTATCGAAGAAGCGTCGATAATGCGGCGGATGGTGGCGACCAGTGCGTTCCGCGCAACCGTGATCTGGCCGGGTCGTTCGGCCTTCCAGACGTCGTTGTCGGCGACACCGGCGGCCAGCTGGCGACCGGCGTCCAGATCCTTGATCGTCACCTGACCCGCCGCGATCTCGTCTCCGCCGAGCATGACGACAGCCGGTGAACCGCGTCGATCGGCGTATTTCATCTGGGCCTTCATGCCCGCCCGACCCAGATAGAGTTCGGCCGCGACCCCTGCGTTGCGCAGTTCCGAAACCGCATCGAGATAGGCCTGCATATCGTCCTGGCCGAAAACGATGACGACGACGGGCCCCCGGGTCGCGCCGTCGGTTCGCCCGGCGGCCCGGAGCGCCGAGGCCAGTCGCGAAACCCCGAACGAGAAGCCGGTCGCCGGCGTGGACTCGCCCGTGAACCGCGCCACCAGATCGTCGTAGCGCCCGCCGCCGCCGATCGAGCCGAACCGCACGGGCCGTCCCTTGTCGTCGGTGGTATCCAGCAACAGCTCCGCCTCGAACACCGCGCCGGTATAGTATTCCAGCCCGCGCACGATGGTCGGATCGAAGCGGACGGCATCCTGGCTCACCCGCATGGCGCCCAGCGCCCGGTCGATCCCGGCCAGTTCTTCCAGCGCGGCCTCGCCTGCCGCGCCCAGCCCGCCGGAGCGGGCGATGGCATCAAGCGTCGCGGCCCGCGTGCGCTGTCCGTCGCCGGCGGACCCCAGGAAGGCCTCGATCGTCGTGGCCACGCCGAGCGGCAGATTGGCACCCCGGGTGTAGTCGCCGCTCTCGTCCAGACGGCCCTCGCCCAGAAGCGCCGCAACACCCGACCAGCCCAGACGGTCGAACTTGTCGATCGCCCGCAGCGCGGTCAGGCGCTGGGCCGGATCGGTGACCCCGCCGGCCTCGAACAGACCATCGAACAGCTTCCGGTTCGAGACCCGGACCACGGCCTGGCCCGGCGGGAGCCCGGCCGCCTGCAGACCCTCGCAGGCCATGGCGATGATCTCGGCATCGGCCTCGGGACGGTCGGAGCCGACGGTGTCGGCGTCGCACTGGGTGAATTCGCGAAAGCGCCCCGGCCCCGGCTTTTCGTTGCGCCATACGGACCCGAACGCATAGCGACGGAAGGGCTTGGGCAGGGTCTCCCAATTCTGCGCCGCGAACCGGGCGAGCGGCGCGGTCAGATCGTAGCGCAGCGCCATCCATTGATCGTCGTCGTCCTGGAGAGCGAACACCCCCTCATTCGGACGGTCGGCGTCGGGCAGGAACTTGCCCAGCGCATCGGCATATTCGAACGCGCCCGTGTCGAGCGGCTCAAAGCCCCAGCGCTCATAGACCTCCGACACCCGCTGGACGATGCGGCGCTCGGCGATCAGGCCCGGCCCGCGGCGATCGGCGAAGCCACGCGGGCTTCGGGCTTCGGGGCGGGCAGGGAGCGGCGCGGCGTCGGTCATGGCCGGGCTTCTAGAGCGTGAAGGGTCGAGGGTCGAGGGTCGCGCGGCCGCAGACCTCTTTCCCGGCCCCTATTTGCGGATCGTCACCAGCCGCCCGTAGGTCAGGCATCGCCAGACCCATTCCAGCGGCCCCAACTGGAAAGCCGACAGCCACAAGGGGGACCAGATCAACTGCAGCGCCCAGATGGCGATCACGATCGGCCACAGGCCCGCAGGCCCCAGGGTGCCCATCCATTCGGGGCCCCAGGGCAGGTAGAAGACGCTGGCCATGACAAGGGACTGCGTCAGATAGTTGGTGAAGGCCATCCGGCCCACCGGCACGAGCCGGTCCGTGAAGACTCTGAGCCCGACACGGCTGAGCAGCAGCAACATGGAGATGTAACCGATCGTGATCAGCGGCGCCAAACCCCCGGCCGCATCGTCCAGCCCGTTGATCGGCAGGCTCGCGGGCATCCTGCCCGGTGCGCTGGCCCAGCCGTCGACAGCCAGGATCGCCGCGGCGATGCCGACGAACAGGATGTAGAGCGCGACCGGCGCCCGGCCAGTCAGGAAGCCGCTCTTGAACAGACCGAGGCCAACCATCATCAGCGGTACCGACACCGGGATCAGGAACAGGCTCATCACGGCCAGGGTGGCCCATGCCTTCAGGTTCTCGATCCAGGGCGCCATGCCGCCGACCTGATAGGCTGCGACGGCGGCGTTGATCTGCTCCATCGTGACCTCCGGGGAGCCGGCCGCCACCTTGGCGGAGAGTTCCGGACCGAGGGCACCCAGCAGAAGGGGAGCCGCCGTCGCGAAGAGCATCCAGACGGCCGAGATCGATCCACCCGCCCAAAGCAGTCGTCCCGGGCTCCAGGACCGGACCAGAAGCATGACCAGCCCGCAGGAGGCGTAATGCAGCAGGATATCGCCGTACCAGATCGCCACACCGTGGATCAGGCCGAACACCGCCAGCCAGAACAGGCGGCGGCGCAGCAGACGCCCCCGATCACGGTCTTGCCGCTCGCCTCCCACAAGGAACACGGACACGCCGAAAAGCATGGTGAACAGAGTGCGGAACTTGTCCTGGAAGAAGACATCGACCGCCCACTGACCCCATGCGTCGCCACCGGTATGGCCGAACGGATCGCCCGTCGCCATTTCCGCCTCCATGGGCCAGGCGAAGGCCATGGCATTGACGGCCAGGATCCCCAGGATCGCCCAGCCGCGCAGCATGTCGAGCTGGACGATGCGATCCTTCGGCGTCACGGGCGTCAGGCGCCCGGACGTCGGGGTTTTCAGCGCCTCGGCTGGCATGGACATGGTTCAGTTCCCCCGAAATGACGTCGCCACCTTGCCGTGGAACATGACGTCGTAAACCGTATTCGCCCGGGTGGGATCAGAGGCGCGGGGCCTGTCTCATGACGCCCAGACGGTCGCGGACCATTTCCGGCGCGGGCGTGAAGGCAAGGTAGGCGGCGCACAACCCCGCCCACAGGGCATAGCTGACGCCGACCAGGATGGCGACGGGCAGTCCGCCCACGCCGTAAATCAGCAGTACCGTCTCGGTCGAACCGACGGCCTCCAGCGGATTGGCCGATCCGAACCAGCCCAGGACGGTCATGGTCAGCGCCAGCACGACCTGCAGCGAAGCAGCCAGCAGCCCGCCGTACAGCATGAACCGCCAGACGATCCCCAGCCGCGTGGCCGGACGACCGGTCCGCCGACGCTCCCGCGCGATCAGCCACAGACCCAGCGGCACGCCGACCAGACCGATCAACACGGCCAGCAGGCGGAAATCGAAGTCGCGACCCGGCAGCCAGTTCTGTGGCGGCCAGACCAGAAACGTCAGGATGAAGGGTGGCCACAGCACGCCGGCAAGGATCGCCAGGGCGATGGCCGGGCGCGTCCGACGCCAGATGACGGCGGTCTGGCCGGGAAAGCTGGACGGTGTGTCGAACCGGACCATCAGCGCGTGGGGACCGGAACGTCGCCGGAATAGTCATAGAAGCCGCGCCCGGACTTGCGCCCCAGCCAGCCGGCCTCGACGTATTTCACCAGCAGAGGACAGGGCCGGTATTTGCTGTCCGCCAGGCCTTCGTACAGCACGTTCATGATCGCAAGGACGACATCCAGTCCCATGAAGTCCGCCAGGGCCAACGGGCCCATCGGATGGTTGGCCCCCAGCTTCAGCGCCTTGTCGATCGAGGCGACGTTGCCGACGCCTTCGTACAGCACATAGATGGCCTCGTTGATCATCGGCACCAGGATGCGGTTGACGATGAAGGCCGGAAAGTCCTCGGCATTGGTGGTGGTCTTGCCCAGGCTCTCGGCGAAGGCGACGGCGGCGTCATAGGTGGTGGCCGAGGTGGCGATGCCGCGGATGATCTCCACCAACTTCATCACCGGTGCGGGCTTCATGAAGTGCAGACCGATGAACCGGTCCGGCCGGTCCGTCGCTGAGGCCAGCCGGGTGATCGAGATAGAGGATGTGTTGGAGGCCAGCAGGGTGTCGGGCCCTAGATAGGGGACCAGATCAGCGAAGACCGCCTTCTTGATCGCCTCGTCCTCGACCGCCGCCTCGATGACCAGATCGGCCTTGCCGACCTCGGCCAGGGTGCTGATGCCCGCGATCGCG of Brevundimonas subvibrioides contains these proteins:
- a CDS encoding 2,3-bisphosphoglycerate-dependent phosphoglycerate mutase; amino-acid sequence: MPRLILLRHGQSQWNLENRFTGWVDVDLTAEGEAQARHGGTLIARAGFRPAVMFTSVLTRAKRTGALALQAAGLADVPVIADWRLNERHYGGLTGLDKAETARLHGEDQVRIWRRSYDIPPPALEAGSEWDFSTDPRYAGQAIPDTESLKTTLDRVLPYWNSAIAPRLAAGEDVLIAAHGNSLRAIVKHLFAVPDDQIVGVEIPTGNPLEIDLDSTLKPTAARYLDADRATALPGLPA
- a CDS encoding bifunctional diaminohydroxyphosphoribosylaminopyrimidine deaminase/5-amino-6-(5-phosphoribosylamino)uracil reductase RibD, which codes for MSDAAADQIHMRRAIDLALARMGETWPNPAVGCVIVKDGVVLSEAATAPGGRPHAEEQAVPAAGVGVAGATAYVTLEPCGARSSGRASCAQFLAEAGIARVVVAALDPSPFASGRGTERLRQAGLQVETGLMKDEAGVLSEGFLHRLETGRPMVRISADGTGFDARFAASPRADLVTELKRLGEAGYTRLWTGPGELADALSEQGLLTS
- the hisS gene encoding histidine--tRNA ligase, which gives rise to MTDAAPLPARPEARSPRGFADRRGPGLIAERRIVQRVSEVYERWGFEPLDTGAFEYADALGKFLPDADRPNEGVFALQDDDDQWMALRYDLTAPLARFAAQNWETLPKPFRRYAFGSVWRNEKPGPGRFREFTQCDADTVGSDRPEADAEIIAMACEGLQAAGLPPGQAVVRVSNRKLFDGLFEAGGVTDPAQRLTALRAIDKFDRLGWSGVAALLGEGRLDESGDYTRGANLPLGVATTIEAFLGSAGDGQRTRAATLDAIARSGGLGAAGEAALEELAGIDRALGAMRVSQDAVRFDPTIVRGLEYYTGAVFEAELLLDTTDDKGRPVRFGSIGGGGRYDDLVARFTGESTPATGFSFGVSRLASALRAAGRTDGATRGPVVVIVFGQDDMQAYLDAVSELRNAGVAAELYLGRAGMKAQMKYADRRGSPAVVMLGGDEIAAGQVTIKDLDAGRQLAAGVADNDVWKAERPGQITVARNALVATIRRIIDASSIT
- a CDS encoding DUF418 domain-containing protein gives rise to the protein MSMPAEALKTPTSGRLTPVTPKDRIVQLDMLRGWAILGILAVNAMAFAWPMEAEMATGDPFGHTGGDAWGQWAVDVFFQDKFRTLFTMLFGVSVFLVGGERQDRDRGRLLRRRLFWLAVFGLIHGVAIWYGDILLHYASCGLVMLLVRSWSPGRLLWAGGSISAVWMLFATAAPLLLGALGPELSAKVAAGSPEVTMEQINAAVAAYQVGGMAPWIENLKAWATLAVMSLFLIPVSVPLMMVGLGLFKSGFLTGRAPVALYILFVGIAAAILAVDGWASAPGRMPASLPINGLDDAAGGLAPLITIGYISMLLLLSRVGLRVFTDRLVPVGRMAFTNYLTQSLVMASVFYLPWGPEWMGTLGPAGLWPIVIAIWALQLIWSPLWLSAFQLGPLEWVWRCLTYGRLVTIRK
- a CDS encoding phthalate transporter translates to MVRFDTPSSFPGQTAVIWRRTRPAIALAILAGVLWPPFILTFLVWPPQNWLPGRDFDFRLLAVLIGLVGVPLGLWLIARERRRTGRPATRLGIVWRFMLYGGLLAASLQVVLALTMTVLGWFGSANPLEAVGSTETVLLIYGVGGLPVAILVGVSYALWAGLCAAYLAFTPAPEMVRDRLGVMRQAPRL
- a CDS encoding 3-hydroxybutyryl-CoA dehydrogenase; this translates as MTSSIKTVAIIGAGQMGAGIAQAVALGGYRVSLFDVEAARLPAAIGAIGASLARQVARTTLTQAQADEALAAIAGISTLAEVGKADLVIEAAVEDEAIKKAVFADLVPYLGPDTLLASNTSSISITRLASATDRPDRFIGLHFMKPAPVMKLVEIIRGIATSATTYDAAVAFAESLGKTTTNAEDFPAFIVNRILVPMINEAIYVLYEGVGNVASIDKALKLGANHPMGPLALADFMGLDVVLAIMNVLYEGLADSKYRPCPLLVKYVEAGWLGRKSGRGFYDYSGDVPVPTR